The Armigeres subalbatus isolate Guangzhou_Male unplaced genomic scaffold, GZ_Asu_2 Contig2079, whole genome shotgun sequence nucleotide sequence cggaggaacttctggcagaattccgggaggaatttccggaaggaacttcctggagaattttccggaggaattcctcacggaacttccggaggatttcctgacggaacttctggaggaattcccggaggaacttctggaggaattcccggaggaacttctggaggaattcccggaggaacttccggagaaacttccggaggaattcccggagaaacttccggaggaattcctggaggaacttccgaaggaattcccgaaggaacttgcggaggaattcccggaggaacttccggaggaattcccagaggaacttccggaggaattcccggaggaacttccggaggaattcccggaggaacttccggaggaattcccggaggaacttccggaggaattcccggaggaacttccggaggaattcccggaggaacttccggaggaattcccggaggaacttccggaggaattgccggaggaacttccggaggaattcccgggggaacttccggaggaattcccggaggaacttccggaggaattcccggaggaacttccggaggaattcccggaggaacttccggaggaattcccggaggaattcccggaggaacttccggagtaatttccggaggaacttccggaggaacttctggagaaatttgggTTCGCAAggtgggttccaagattgaacgaaaattggccacttccccaagggaaccaggctctgAAAGTACCCGGAgagtggtcaattcgatctaaaatcgccgaaatttactccaatgtacttgttttgcaaaatcatgaagtttgacatgtcgcaagatcggttccaagattgaacgaaaattggccacttcccccaagGAACCAGGCCTTGGAAGtatccggagggtggccaattcgatcgaaaatcgccgaaatgtactccagtgtacttgttttgcaaaatcatgaagtttgacatgtcgcaagatgggttccaagattgatcgaaaattggccacttcccccaagggaaccaggccctggaagtacccggagggtggccaattcgatcgaaaatcgccgaaatgtactccagtgtacctgttttgcaaaatcatgaagtttgacatgtcgcaagatgggttccaagattgatcgaaaattgaccacttccccaagggaactaGGCCCtagaagtacccggagggtggccaattcgatcaaaaatcgccgaaatgtttGTTTGaaaagtttgacatgtcgcaagatggtttTCGAAGCCAATCTGCatgtgaccattttttccgggaggaaggtaaccccagtactccccgaaATATATCCGAAACCATGgtcattgcacaaaaattgacctcggttcctaaaactataggaattttgtgatcgattccagaagaattgcttgaaaatccgttagaaattggctgagctgcgtggttttgaattttaagttttgtcgtaaaatgggggttgagGATGTACGTGTTAACGTACGTGCTCACCTAAGTCATAATCAACGTTGGCTGTCTTGCCCCATATGGCGATCTTGGCCCACTTTCCCCTATCCTCTCTAACATGATGTTGTCAGAAACAATTCAAATACTTACTCGACATACAGAAAAAGATagtaataaaatttgtttgtgtttcTTGGCTCAGCTCATCAAGAAAGGTACCGTACTAAACGAATTATTATTCTATCAGAAGCTTCTACAGGACACTGTAGCACTTGGGCAAGTATATAACAAACAAGTCGTTACATGCGCGTGTAGACTTTATGACCTTATTTCAGGGATTTATTGGAAAACGAATCCTgtgatttcttggataacgcagaacatatgctgtgatcacagtctattctatgtaccacaaagaccACCCTTGGCCCTCAGGCCAAGAGATTCAAAGAAAGCTATAAAAATCGCATGAAAAATAACTTTCTACCACATCAGAGACGAGctagcctagggctgaaagtctctttaataaagatacaaaaaaactTTCTAACATCCTTTTGAGCATCAGtcaagaatttcgaaaaataaaaaaaaatacacttaaatctcaatttaaaaaattgaaccAGCTTGTTTATTCTTTTTCCAGGGCTCTACACCTAAACTTTTTTGCTTTTCCTGTTATTATTCGAATGCTTACCTATTTTATAATCGAAGGGCAAAAAATGTCTACTGCATATTCTTGAAAACTTCGTGGGTTTCGTTGTTCTCCGGATAGCCTGCATCCATCTACCGTTCAGATTTCTGTTGTCCAGTGGAAATTTGTGTAACATAATTCCGTTGCCAGCTTTCGCAGTACATCCAACTGCAAAGCACATTGTCCTGCTACGAGGTAGCTTTAGTTGAATAGCATAACCGTGTTCCGGTGTAATGGCGTTTTCCGTTTTAGTTTGGATAGATGGGTCTGCATAAATTTTGGAACTGCATTTTCGTCTCCGCTTAAGCGATCCGACAGCACGAGTTGGGATTGCACTGTATTTCAGATATGTGGATACAACTAGAATATAAAACGAATCTGCAGTTATTGTATTGGAATTTACACTTGTCTACTGTTTACATACCTGAAATTTTGTCTTGTTTGCGGAAGTGGTTTCTGCAAATCCTCACATCGCTTATTATTTTATGGTCACACTGCAGAACAGCAATCCATTTCTGGCGAACATGTTTGGCGGCAGGAGCTTTGACCAGCATTTTCTTAGCTTTTACTTTACAGCCCCTTATCCAGCACCCTTCTTTCGGAGCAGGAGTTTTGTCTGCCGTCGGAAAGATAGATGGAATTGCTGTTCTTTTTAATTTCACACGCTTGTACGTTTGAAAGTCCCCatcgaaaaaatgatttctgCAAATCCAACTGCCAGGTAATCCGTCGATATCCAGGGTTTTTCGCCATTTTCGAAATGATGGGCATTCCGAATGAGGCACCGGGAATAACGTAGGAGCCGGATTTCGGCAAGTTCCTACGAGGCAATGTTTATTTACCACTTTTCGTTTACGGGTGCGCAGATCACACAGTGCCTGTAAAAGGGTAAACATTAAATGGTATTATCTGCACAAAATAGCATAATAACAAACAACTGAATACTACCATCAAGaagatattatttttttctttcagattcttatattttattttcaaaatgaacaaATTTGAACACTTAAATTAACGATTTTCAAACTGTTTTGTAAATATATACACTGGTTTTGACACTTCTCCCGTAGAACAACACTCTTTTCACTTCAGCGCCATCTCATAGCAAATTCTACTCGAATATGCCtattctttctatctacagtctgtcaattataaaccgaacaaataatggaagctcaacatgtacatagatgttttctgaataagtagttaacatgtaaatttaattattagttacttggagccgacattcaatacctaatagtagtctatgttgacaacgggtggtactgttgccatttccaagtaacaatttcgaataaagatgtaatgatatcattctggtagggtagtttcaaaatagattaatttaagtactattgtaataaatggacacattgaagagcttcccttattttaacacggttgagtatcggatgtttgtcaatacgtcgtcgagttaattgtatcctatcagtcacagtaatgtcatatgttaaagtttcagtagtctaatagtgatcattatacaaaatttctgtccagttgttccgtaattgctttttttttggtCAATAGAACTcccttttctaatattcaaacctttattatttattaaaataatgaggtctaaaattCGGTTGTCcgacatttcgcggtaaaacattccgcggtGCACCATTTCGCGGTCTGTATCATTTGGCGGTAATCTGTTTCGCGGTTTATACAATTTGGCGGTATTCCGTTTCGCGGTATATACTATTTCGCGGTTTACAATTTCGCGGTGATCCGTTTTGCGGTATTCAAACTTACCTTATcttattaactttttttttgtatttttaagagTTTGCCATTCTTTTCTACCAACTCTTAATTTTCTCTTCTTTATATGGCCGTTTCTTTCATTGCGTTTCcctttcaattatttttctcttttcttttacgcattattttatgttatttccaAAAGACATATACATTATTGTCAATATGATAATTAGATGTGTGAGCTTTGTCACCAAGATACACTATATCATATGATAAAGGTCGCTGTCTTAATGCCTTAAAAGGCTATGGTATTCTGGTAGAACTTAGAAGatgaaaaaactgaaaattattcataaggCAAAATGTATCTTCCTTAAATGTTAGCCGGCATTAGGCGAAATATCATGTGCTGTCTTCTTCAAAtgttcgcatttgcccggtataagacaaaatgtgttgtttcgtcttctttaaatgttcgcatttgcccggtataaggcaaattgtgatgttatgccttctttaaatatttgcatttgcccggtataaggcaaagtgtgttgttttgctttcttcaaatgtttgcatttgcccggtataacgcAAAATGTTAGGttttgctttctttaaatgtttgcatttgcccggtataaggcgaagtgtGTTGTTTCGCATTCTTTACATACCATCGtagggggtgacaatgggtcaaatggggttgagaatgggtcactatttcaaccacttagaatgcttttagattggattgagggcaagaagactaaaatataagagacctttttggacgattttgctcttcgacctccagactgccggtgaaagtgatgacccattctcacccccagacccattgtcatccCCGTTGCGGTGCCGGTAGTCGTATTTGCAAATATGTTTTGcttcaaaacattgtttttgttGAGATTTGAATTTATATAAGTCTAATGTAaactggctgggttcgattcccggtgccggtcaaggcaattttcggattggattcgtgtcagcctcatgatatacgaatgcaaaaatggtaacttggcttagaaacatcgcagataataactatggaagtgctgaatgaacaccaagctgcgaggcggctctgtcccagtgtggggatataataccaataagaagaagaaaaagaagaagaatgtaaaCTCAATGATTATTCGCTTTTCATAATAATTAGGTGAATTTTGAGGCTTTACAAAGCTAAAGAACACATTATTGAACTACTTGTAACATTAGTAAAATTAAACCTGCAAATTGGTATTGACCGCGAAAAGTTTCACCGCGGAATAGTACTAACCGCGGAATGGTAAACCGCCAAATGATATAAACCGCGAAATGTTATAACGCGAAATGATACTGAACGCGAAGTGGTAGACCGCGAACTGGTACACCGCGAAAAGGTTAaccgcggaatgttttaccgcgTAATGTCGTACAATCCCaaaattcagttattcagattcagggtatacaatattcaatataatagtggatgaacgcatcatatggtctatcctcatttccgtaagtggtcaagttattagtcttgtagcaataatagtggtactagttattctctatcttgtgagtgcaatggtctcaattaactattctaaacagaactctgtctcttgtctttctgtccaccgatggtcatgtatttattttcgttttttattatttatttgatatctttaaatttcagtcattcattttactatcggtcatttattttattataaggtaaaggtcagcgaattttttcttaatacgagaaacactaagtcatgtcccctatatatccgctaatttttctaactaacctaatagaaggaagagagaaacagttttttgcgttgatccatgcagctagagagactaaaataaaagattatcgagaagatataatagatacattcactatctccgatgccaaattagtaaatctacaaattctacttttcactactaaaattctacttcagctatacgggtacaaaatgaattattgttagctactactacaagtataaatagatgtatgctatttggataagcgtttgtttcagggtcttgttagtattagagttatgttagttagacccctactgagccctgccggcacctccaaatttaccaataggcagttgttgttagatcgtgcgacactaaccattagttaacttggaggcatggtacctcaagtgtttggtataactgttgaccttatttaagtaagatgtgataaaagtttctctacggagcttattttcaaaccattaccattaaaataacgatattcttgtgaaggagatataaaaaatggaaaaatatcttaattttttaatttagtgttgaacttaactgccgcgattcgcataagagtcccatgtcgatttttgacgattttgattttctttcaaaaataagcttaaaatgaattcatctttaagaaaaactgataaaataatagtttttgttctagaaatttgaaaattaaaacccacttgtgttgtcccatcttgctatttattcgcataacagtcacattccagattttgatacccTCTCGCACAAAACATCAATGTAATAATGGACCATTTAATAGTCCCATAGCAATttatacagataaagaatattatgccaaattttcagaaaggttgctggttttatcgatttattagatttttttcaatttctccatgtaaaacgagtttgaaaaCTTCAACGGCATATTTCTCGAGTTGaggaaaactgacatgggacgcttatgcgaataggggcagaacctttgtttgaaaaaagcactctattaaacaacaaaaataaaaataaaataaaaatctttttaagacacttgaaatatcaacgtcaagccccttatccatggacagggaCTGCATGCTGTTccttgggcttattctacgagtcgagtgaggtgaggtgagtcgattttagcaattctcacgtgaggtgaccatgttattcaaatggggctatacgactcttctcacgtcattcgagcaatctcacgtcaAGCAAGCaagcactgcttcttttatacacaaagaaaatcttccggtaccCCCGAAGGCCCGTagcataccgcattctgatgtgcGTGTTAGGAAtgtacgggattggttacatatgaaatttttactggctttgacaagaattaaaattttcaatagcttattgttaataatcgtaagtttcaatgaaataggcaaaatggtggagagtgtccagctcgattgatatataaatcctaaaaatccatcgaaagataaaggcgctagtaacgttcaaaatcttccctttcagcgtaacactctcgatttccaaaaatctaaatgacacccagtatagtaaagaaagacgtaagtcctacgtcaaaaccttcaATAAAAGTGCGACAGTATCCGCGTTTCTTCACTTTAACCAGATTTTTACTGAATTTCGTGTGTGATATATCGTTTGTAAAGAATGATTGTGTTTCTGTGTTTTCTACATTCTTTGGACATtgcggatttctcgcgataaagcTGTATACACTTGctatcccaccacggactgtatGGTTTTCTTATAGGAACCGAAGCATGGGCACCAGCCGGCGTTGGGTCTGGAGAGCTTTTAAGAATCAAATGGGATATAACTTAGTGCTCTTCCCGCGGTGGAAGTGCTTCTGTTGGCTTAACCATCGATGATGGTCTGCCTTCATTTGGCCCAACCGATAGAAGCAGATTAAtgtcgatcggcaaatgatcactaccatgaaTTACCTTCAAAATACAGTCCAACGATAGTGAGCTTgtacaaatggaaagatctggatggctatctcttgctggaggaaccACTCGTGTAACTTATCATGTATTCAAATAATTGGAGAAAGATATATCGAGACGATACTAGGTCTTCTCCTCTGATGGttacctgacatgcgacagcttctgTGTCTGTGCAGGTAGTTGATCATGGTGGCTGCTGCTCTATTAGGAAAATGATTCGAACGAAATAATCTCGTTTGAAAGTTTCGGTACCTAGTTATTATATGCAAACACAAATTGAATAAAAAGTGGATAGCTTtgaaatctgtaccaaaatccTGACGAAAATCCCATCGAGTTgtttaaaacaaataagaaagtTCGGATTGAAATCTGCCAACAGAGCTTATGAAATATGTctcaaaaaatgcttacgttTTATTCAGATGCCTTTACAAAACTAGTCCTTATAGTTAAATTACCTTATCATCAAGCATTCTACCACAAACCTCAAAACCAAAACATCTCAATTCTTCGACAACTGTTTCGTCATCTCTTTGCGCTTTTTCTCGATGTGGGCTTTGAGGCAATCTTTCAGCGAAGTGTAGCTGCTCTGAATCCGTCCCTTCAGTATGACCTCCAGAAGATTAATCATTTCTTCACACTGCACTTCCCCCGAGAACATAAGAATCATCCGAATAACAAGTGTTTTTATATTCCCACTCCCCATCACCGTCAACTTACCGTTAGCTCCGCCTCCGGTCGGCCGTACTTGACAAACAAGCACTGAGGAGCGTGCTTTTTGTGTTCTTCCCAGGGGTCGTCCGTTTCCTCCCATCCGTCCAGCACTTTTCCGCACACGAAGCAAACCGAGGTGTCCTCGTCCTCCTTGTCGTCACCCTGCCAGTAGAAACCGGCTTCGGCCATCTGCAAGATGTGAGATTCATTTTTACGTTTGTTATTGCAATCAGCCGTCACAGAAAGCCACCCACCTTCTGGACGTTGCACGGACTGGCACTTGAATAGGGCcactttttgaaactgttgactCGATCTTTCTCAAACAGGTACACCTTTTCTATGTTTTCCGCTTGTACCATTTTGATTTGTCTTGAAGAAAGTAATTATacgaaataaaaatcaaaattattcgtCCGAAAGCACTCAATAATCAACCGACAACGAATTTGAAAAACTTGCAAACGCTTCTTCTTCACACTCGTTTTTGAAACGCGCTCCGCATAAAAGTGACGTTTCTGCCAccagtgaaaaataaatatggaTGACATGTGAGAGCGTTATAGCGTTATATAACTATTTCGACGTTACACGCATTACGTTTAGCTTCACATCACCACTCCAGTGA carries:
- the LOC134203736 gene encoding uncharacterized protein LOC134203736 isoform X2, producing the protein MALCDLRTRKRKVVNKHCLVGTCRNPAPTLFPVPHSECPSFRKWRKTLDIDGLPGSWICRNHFFDGDFQTYKRVKLKRTAIPSIFPTADKTPAPKEGCWIRGCKVKAKKMLVKAPAAKHVRQKWIAVLQCDHKIISDVRICRNHFRKQDKISVVSTYLKYSAIPTRAVGSLKRRRKCSSKIYADPSIQTKTENAITPEHGYAIQLKLPRSRTMCFAVGCTAKAGNGIMLHKFPLDNRNLNGRWMQAIRRTTKPTKFSRICSRHFLPFDYKIGKHSNNNRKSKKV
- the LOC134203739 gene encoding baculoviral IAP repeat-containing protein 5-like — protein: MVQAENIEKVYLFEKDRVNSFKKWPYSSASPCNVQKMAEAGFYWQGDDKEDEDTSVCFVCGKVLDGWEETDDPWEEHKKHAPQCLFVKYGRPEAELTCEEMINLLEVILKGRIQSSYTSLKDCLKAHIEKKRKEMTKQLSKN